Proteins encoded together in one Lathyrus oleraceus cultivar Zhongwan6 chromosome 5, CAAS_Psat_ZW6_1.0, whole genome shotgun sequence window:
- the LOC127086655 gene encoding uncharacterized protein LOC127086655 has translation MSFGSSLLSPPPHLVCRKRNRISPFRVAANVPDFLSADWFESRKKKPFGPRLDFSAEDAVHHQLEALKYNDQPRQDYGIEVMYRFAGFDPFERSTYFGPFFDLGQFERFRRIFHHSTYRVLLGHKERKIMSSLFVEENKYKQRIWVRGCRPEEEEIFQFTMVQRVGGCWDGYWLTESLLHNTDTFSGGLAY, from the exons ATGTCGTTTGGATCTTCTCTGTTATCTCCTCCGCCGCATCTTGTTTGCCGGAAACGTAACAGAATCTCTCCGTTCAGGGTCGCTGCAAACGTTCCCGATTTCCTCTCTGCAGACTG GTTTGAATCTCGCAAGAAAAAACCGTTTGGTCCAAGATTAGAT TTCTCTGCAGAAGATGCCGTTCATCATCAGCTTGAAGCGTTGAAGTACAACGATCAGCCTCGTCAAGATTATGGAATTGAAGTCATGTACAGG TTTGCTGGATTTGATCCTTTTGAAAGATCAACCTATTTTGGACCATTCTTTGATCTCGGCCAG TTTGAAAGGTTCAGGCGTATTTTTCATCATTCTACTTACAGAGTTTTATTGGGTCACAAAGAAAGAAAGATCATGAGTAGTTTATTTGTGGAGGAG AACAAGTATAAACAACGGATTTGGGTTCGTGGATGTCGACCTGAGGAAGAGGAGATATTTCAATTTACAATGGTTCAG AGGGTTGGTGGTTGCTGGGATGGTTATTGGCTGACTGAGTCACTGCTTCACAATACAGATACATTTTCTGGTGGGTTAGCTTATTGA